One region of Lactobacillus johnsonii genomic DNA includes:
- a CDS encoding DUF7679 family protein, whose product MQKRHEYIWCLIELSNGNKEWYCLSKVLRRALFIEKKHNQFWKKTMIGNYITVARSKYIRGRARLTVGRIEKIRIRKNGAADWHWSRNQFVTAEHLLDLKDSFNYLKHDYCWYNRLAIKVALIYWHNKLLQAELNSKRYGIKKKRLKLERKIK is encoded by the coding sequence TTGCAAAAAAGACATGAATATATTTGGTGTTTAATCGAACTCTCAAATGGTAATAAAGAATGGTATTGTCTAAGTAAAGTATTAAGACGAGCTCTTTTTATCGAAAAGAAACATAATCAATTCTGGAAAAAAACGATGATTGGTAATTATATTACTGTAGCTCGGAGTAAGTATATTAGGGGACGAGCAAGATTAACGGTTGGCCGGATTGAAAAAATTAGAATTCGAAAAAATGGTGCAGCGGACTGGCACTGGAGTCGAAATCAATTTGTTACAGCAGAGCACTTACTGGATCTTAAAGATTCATTTAATTATTTAAAGCATGATTATTGTTGGTATAATCGTTTAGCAATTAAAGTAGCCTTAATTTATTGGCATAATAAGTTATTACAAGCTGAGTTAAATTCGAAGCGATATGGTATTAAGAAAAAACGACTTAAGTTAGAAAGAAAAATAAAATGA
- a CDS encoding pyridoxamine kinase yields MKEKLLISQDLSCLGQVSLSVALPILGACGYQPDVLPTAILSTHTGGFGNNTFLALNNEMSKIIAHWQDEKITFKNLYLGYLGRNAIDFWIEHISDFRNTDLLILLDPAMADSGKLYSGLDIEYVEKMRELAKRATILTPNLTEACLLLNKEYRNFSINEIKEIAGELKEKSKLDGLVITGIFLENKVKMVGLANDSKIFVIENEKITRSFFGTGDMFASSLLAGILAGYSLKESAQIAGDFVKLAIEKTDLSQDKRLGPNYAGALSWLMNKVEGKK; encoded by the coding sequence ATGAAGGAAAAACTTTTAATTAGTCAAGATTTGTCTTGTCTTGGGCAGGTCTCTCTAAGCGTTGCCTTACCAATTTTAGGTGCATGTGGATATCAGCCAGATGTTTTACCAACAGCAATTTTATCTACTCATACTGGTGGATTTGGTAATAATACCTTTTTGGCGCTAAATAATGAAATGAGTAAAATTATTGCTCACTGGCAAGATGAAAAAATTACTTTTAAAAATTTATACTTAGGCTATTTGGGAAGAAATGCCATTGATTTTTGGATTGAGCATATTTCTGATTTTAGAAATACTGACTTATTAATACTGCTTGATCCAGCAATGGCAGATTCAGGAAAGTTATATAGCGGCTTAGATATAGAATATGTAGAAAAAATGCGCGAACTTGCAAAGCGCGCGACTATTTTAACTCCAAATTTAACTGAAGCATGTCTATTACTGAATAAGGAATATAGAAATTTTTCAATAAATGAAATTAAAGAAATTGCTGGCGAGTTAAAAGAAAAGTCTAAGTTAGATGGTCTGGTAATTACTGGCATTTTCTTAGAAAATAAAGTGAAGATGGTTGGATTAGCAAATGATAGTAAAATTTTCGTAATAGAAAATGAAAAAATTACCCGCTCATTTTTTGGCACTGGAGATATGTTTGCAAGCAGCTTATTAGCAGGAATTTTAGCTGGGTATTCATTAAAAGAAAGTGCACAAATAGCAGGTGATTTTGTTAAATTGGCGATTGAAAAGACTGATCTAAGTCAAGATAAACGCTTGGGACCTAACTACGCAGGTGCCCTATCTTGGTTAATGAACAAAGTGGAAGGAAAGAAATAA
- a CDS encoding ECF transporter S component, with protein MRTRENSLVSIIMTGLFAAIIYLGVWVLRIPVPALVGRPFIHFGNTLTAVAILYLGYRNGMLAGIIGLGGFDLLNGYAATSWLTILEVVVVASVLTAVYKGMHYQDSRKNIIILGIIAGITKIFTTYCVSIVEALMVGTSLNVALVSSFVSLPATIINSISTAICTPILYFAVRDGARRILRRTA; from the coding sequence ATGCGCACAAGAGAAAATTCATTAGTTTCAATAATTATGACTGGATTATTTGCGGCAATAATTTATTTGGGTGTTTGGGTTTTAAGAATCCCAGTTCCTGCTTTAGTAGGGCGTCCATTTATTCATTTTGGTAATACGTTAACGGCTGTTGCAATTTTATATTTAGGTTATCGTAATGGAATGCTAGCTGGGATTATTGGATTGGGCGGCTTTGACTTGCTTAATGGTTACGCTGCAACTTCGTGGTTAACAATACTAGAAGTCGTAGTAGTTGCAAGTGTTTTAACGGCAGTATATAAGGGGATGCACTATCAAGATAGTAGGAAAAATATTATTATTTTAGGAATTATTGCTGGAATTACGAAAATTTTTACTACTTACTGTGTCTCAATTGTAGAAGCTTTAATGGTAGGAACTAGTTTAAATGTGGCTTTAGTTAGCTCTTTTGTTAGTTTGCCGGCAACGATCATCAATTCGATTTCGACAGCAATTTGTACCCCAATCTTATACTTTGCAGTCCGTGATGGTGCAAGGAGAATTTTAAGAAGGACTGCTTAA
- a CDS encoding 2-hydroxymuconate tautomerase produces the protein MPFVHVELIKGRSDKQLTQMMKDITEAVHKNTGAPKEHIHVIINELDKHTYGQGGEWRA, from the coding sequence ATGCCATTTGTACATGTAGAGCTAATTAAGGGTAGAAGTGATAAACAACTTACTCAAATGATGAAAGATATCACCGAAGCTGTTCATAAGAATACTGGTGCTCCAAAAGAACATATTCATGTAATTATTAATGAACTTGATAAACATACTTATGGTCAAGGCGGCGAATGGAGGGCTTAA
- a CDS encoding DUF2325 domain-containing protein has translation MFDYRNNLKRILNSTEGDEKSLKNSLNAIKLVLGMTGESSERVTGGELDPKIIAQINTFLQGITKLIEHPGNKDAKKTALGALHKLTFDQNITANFGKQLGQLDQAIQSSEETSSVVNRKIFEEALKPKKEKVRDYRKGRRYTVIRALKGADLINDNGEVVFEVNESQIHDLNLKSGDIVEAIPLSDGLNEAEVLRVVGYRKLRSRDYDIIEDFKYGVVQGSPGNLSVSRNIHGERLTINHKPVIVALDSSYYQNGSVHLEDGSIVDLAWYTGDVRLKKDPASAVQIRWIYETEQPKRISKTKKEKSSRENTQKLAQLDMNLHYQRVGIAVGDNQNEAILEGIVNRYNGIAIPIDAFEGKKKVIENQIKDLDIVILVTAFAAHDSTWNIREFASKYHVKFAVSSSKGYQAFERALYRAENGMPAYEGNQQLEYKMLKNN, from the coding sequence ATGTTTGACTATCGAAATAATTTAAAAAGAATATTAAATAGTACAGAAGGCGACGAAAAGAGCCTTAAAAATAGCTTGAATGCAATTAAGTTAGTCCTGGGAATGACAGGGGAAAGCAGTGAAAGGGTAACTGGCGGTGAACTTGATCCAAAAATTATTGCCCAAATAAATACTTTTTTGCAAGGAATAACTAAATTAATTGAGCATCCTGGCAATAAAGATGCTAAAAAGACAGCTTTAGGCGCACTACATAAATTAACTTTTGATCAAAATATTACTGCTAATTTTGGAAAACAACTAGGGCAGCTTGATCAAGCAATTCAATCATCCGAAGAAACGAGTAGTGTAGTAAATAGAAAAATTTTTGAAGAAGCATTAAAGCCTAAAAAAGAAAAAGTACGTGACTATCGCAAGGGAAGACGTTATACAGTTATTCGTGCATTGAAGGGTGCAGATCTAATCAATGATAATGGAGAAGTAGTTTTTGAGGTTAATGAAAGTCAAATACATGACTTAAACTTAAAGAGCGGCGATATTGTTGAAGCTATACCTTTATCGGATGGCTTAAATGAAGCTGAGGTTTTACGAGTTGTCGGCTATAGAAAATTGCGCAGCCGTGATTATGATATAATAGAAGATTTTAAGTACGGTGTAGTACAAGGAAGTCCGGGAAATCTAAGCGTTTCGCGTAATATTCACGGAGAAAGGTTAACAATTAATCATAAGCCGGTGATTGTTGCCCTTGATTCTAGTTACTATCAAAATGGAAGTGTACATCTAGAAGATGGTTCGATTGTTGACTTAGCTTGGTATACCGGTGATGTAAGACTTAAGAAAGATCCAGCTAGTGCCGTTCAAATTCGATGGATCTATGAAACTGAGCAACCAAAACGGATTTCTAAAACTAAAAAAGAAAAGTCAAGTCGAGAAAACACGCAGAAACTGGCACAATTAGATATGAATTTGCATTATCAAAGAGTTGGGATTGCGGTTGGAGACAATCAAAACGAAGCAATTTTAGAAGGTATTGTTAATCGCTACAATGGTATTGCAATTCCAATCGATGCTTTTGAAGGAAAGAAAAAGGTAATTGAAAATCAAATTAAAGATTTAGATATTGTAATCTTGGTAACAGCTTTTGCAGCTCATGACAGTACTTGGAATATTAGAGAGTTTGCAAGCAAATATCATGTAAAATTTGCCGTTAGTTCCAGCAAAGGATATCAAGCATTTGAACGCGCTTTGTATAGAGCAGAAAATGGCATGCCGGCTTATGAAGGAAACCAGCAATTAGAATATAAAATGTTAAAAAATAATTAG